CGCAATGTGGCCATATACTTCACTCCGGCCGACAAGAAGGCTGTCTTTGAAAAGATTGCCGGAGCGCTGGAGCCGGACGGTGCGCTCATCATCGGATCCACGGAATCCCTGACAGGCGTGACCGCCATGTACGAGCCCAGGCGTTATCTGCGTTCCGTATTCTATCAGCCCGTGTCCGGAGCCGCTTCCGCCGCGCCGATCAAGGCCGCTTCTGTCCCGCCCGCCCCGCCCGTTCAGCGGTCTGTTTCTCTGACGTCTCGTCCGGCCAGTGCCGCGCCCGCCCCGCCTCCACGCCCGTCCGTTGTTGCGGCCCCGCCTTTGCCCTCACATCCGGAACCGCCTCTTCCGGTGGATACGCCGCCCACACCGCAACCCGTGGAACCCGCGGTGGAACATCCCGCCACAGAGTTTCCTGTTTCGTCTCCTCCCCCCCGCGCCCCATTTTGCGCGCCGCTCCTCGTGTTGTGGGAGATAAATCCGCGCTGAAGCGGATGCTGCTGGAAAAAAAGCAGCGCCTGGGCAAGTAGCCTTCTCCCGTCTCCATCTGATGGAATCTGCATCCGTGCGGATTCTCCCGGGCTCATATTGCACGTTGCCGAAAGGGCCGCGCGGGTTTTATTGCGTCCCCTGCGGCGCCAAGCCGTGAAATGAATGGCCGGACGCCGTTATGCACGTGCATCCGCATGCCTCAATTTCCATCTCTTCTGGAGCTTCTCATGCCGTTATTCTGGGTTCCCGCCATTTCCGGTGTGACGGAAGAGTTTTCGCCGGAATGCCCCGGAGCGTCCGTTCTGCTGGGTGCGGAGGGCGGTCTTGGTGATGCTCTCTCCACGCATAATCTCCACCTGTGCGGCCCATGTTCGTCGGTGCTGGACGTGGCCATGCATCTGGCCCAAAGCGGACGCCTTATGGTCTGGGATTCCGTACTGGCGTCCTCGCAATGGGCCGGACGCGGGCAGTTGCGGCGGTCCTGGATTTCCGAGCCGGGCAACCTTTTCACGGCCTGGCGTCTGCCCGTACCGCCTCCGGCATGGGGAGGGCTTTTGTCCGTGCTCGCGGGCTGGGTTTTGTGCACGGCCCTGCGGGAAGGGGGAGTGGAGGCGCAGGTCAAATGGCCCAACGATATTCTGGTGGCGGGCCGCAAGGTGGGCGGCATCCTTCTGGAAGAGCGGGAAGACATTCTGCTGGCCGGGGTGGGGCTGAATCTGGTTTCGCATCCGGAAGAGCGGGACCTGCGGAAAGACCGGGCCTGCCCGGCCGGGGCACTGACGGATCTCTGGCCCGGAGAACCGCTTTTCCGGCGTTGGTTGCGGCTTGTGAACTCCGCTCAACTTCGTTACCGTGCCGCACTTTCAGAATCGACTCCCGCGGAATTTTCCCGCTCGATCGAGCCCATGCTGGCTTACCTCGGCACGGCGGTCCATGTCGGGGACCACCGGTCGCTGGTGCGCGGGCTGTACATGGGGCTGTGTCCGGACGGAGGAATTGTCCTGCGCACGGACGAGGGCGAGCGGGTGCTGCACTCCGGCTCCCTCGGACCGGAGGAGTGACCGGGTGCGGCGGGCTGCTGAAAACATCTTTTTTCGGAGGCTGCTTAGAAGATTATACTGGCCGGGACGGAAAAATTCAGAACCGACGCGTGACCAGGAGGATGCGGGATGCTGGATTTTTCCGAACGGTACGGCCGGGAGATTCGAGCGAGCCTCGTAACGTTCAGGAGAGACACATGTCGCTTGTTCCCCGCAGTTTCGAGGAAGTGGCCCGGGAAATCCGGGGCAGGAAAATTCTTGTGGCCAATCGGGGCATTCCCGCCAGGCGCATCGTCCGTTCCATCAAGGAGGTTTTTCAGGCTATCCCCCTGATCACGGCCACGGACGTGGACAAGACCGCTCCTTTCACCTCCGGCGCTCAGGAGCTGCTCCACCTCGGGGAAAACCCGCGGGCTTATCTGGATATCGACAAGATCATCTCCATGGCCAAGTCCCGGGGCGTGGCGGCCATCCATCCCGGCTGGGGCTTCGCCTCCGAGGACGACAGCTTTCCGTCCAAATGTGCCGAAGCGGGCATGCTCTTCATCGGGCCGACATCCGAGGCCATGCGCCTTCTGGGCAACAAGGTGCAGGTCCGGGCCCTGGCCCAGAAGCTGGGTATCCCCGTGGTGCCGGGCTCCGAAGGAGCGGTTTCCTTGGAAGAGGCCAGAAAGGTGGCCCGGGAAATCGGCCTGCCGGTCATGCTCAAGGCCGAAGGCGGCGGGGGCGGCCGCGGCATCTACGAGGTATTCAGCGAGAACCAGCTGGCCGACGCCTTTGTGAAGGCTTCCACCCTGGCCCAGGCTTCCTTCGGTAATCCGCGTCTCTATGTGGAACG
Above is a window of Desulfomicrobium orale DSM 12838 DNA encoding:
- a CDS encoding biotin--[acetyl-CoA-carboxylase] ligase, with product MPLFWVPAISGVTEEFSPECPGASVLLGAEGGLGDALSTHNLHLCGPCSSVLDVAMHLAQSGRLMVWDSVLASSQWAGRGQLRRSWISEPGNLFTAWRLPVPPPAWGGLLSVLAGWVLCTALREGGVEAQVKWPNDILVAGRKVGGILLEEREDILLAGVGLNLVSHPEERDLRKDRACPAGALTDLWPGEPLFRRWLRLVNSAQLRYRAALSESTPAEFSRSIEPMLAYLGTAVHVGDHRSLVRGLYMGLCPDGGIVLRTDEGERVLHSGSLGPEE